The Pseudomonadota bacterium DNA segment AAAAGGTTTTCCGGATGGACCAAGTACGCGTGCCCCTTCCTTGAGGCAGCGGCTGGCAAGGGGAATATCGGCGGTAATCACGATATCATGCGGTTGCAGGTGTTCGACAATCCAATCATCGGCGGCATCGAATCCGGCCTTTACAACTTGGAGCACAAGCCCTGGTTCCTTAGGAATTCGCATCCATGAGTTGGCCACCAATGTGACTTCTAGGTGATATCTGCCTGCGACGCGGTACACCTCCTGTTTGACCGGGCACGCATCAGCATCTACAAAGATATGCAACAATCGGACAATCCTCCCGTTTCTAGTGATATGCTCAGTTTACCCTGGGCCGCAGTTTAACCACCAGCAAGCCCTTTTTTAACTGTATATCTAGTGGCTCGAGTTTGAGAGGGATATCGCGGTTCCCGACTCGTACCGTCTTTGACTGCAGGGAATCAAGGTCAATAGGATATTCCTGGCCGCTAAGGGTTGAAAGCATGGCGAGAAGGGCATCGGCAATGTCCATGTTATTCTCTTTTTCGCTTTTGGAAAAGTACAGGGTAACGTAGAGAGTTTTTTGGGTTTTATCAAAACGGGGGAGAACTTTGCAAGAGACCGGTAAACGCATGCTTTTCAGGCGCATGCTGATCTCCCGGTCGGCGATTCTGGTATTCATTGTAAGATTCTCTCCCCGGACAACTCCCGTGATGAAGATTGAGTCTTCTGTAATCTGCAGGGCGCTCAGAGAATCGATGACGATATCGCCCTTTAAATAGCTTCCATTGGTCTCAAGGGGCATGGGTAAAGCACCGCTGATGACCTCCTTGAGGATTTCAGCGGGCACGGAGATCGTTACTGCTTGTTCCGCGGCATTTGCCGGAATAGCGGCAAGGAAGAAAGTTGGAAACAGGAGCAGGAAGCAAATGGATAATGATTTCTGGTGACATGATTTCAAGGAAATTCCACCTTTTAATTGGAGGGATTTAGTAAAAATGTTCTGGGGCAATGTTACCCTCGAACGTCCAAGAGCACTGTTTCAGATTAAGTTTGGACTATTTCAGTTAATTTTATTGCCACAATCAGGACAGATGCATCCCATGTGTGACGATCGTCATTGCTGATTCACATTTCGGGCAGCTCGAATCGGGTGAGATGCGAGCTGCGGCAGAGGATCCGAATATCAGCAGACCTTTGCGAATCCTCAACAAAAGGGTGGCGGTTCTGACTGTAATTTATAAATTTTGACCCATTATCCCAAAGCCACATCGAGAATCATCATTACCACAAAGCCGGTCATTGTCGTCATTGTGACTAAATCAATGGTCGCATAATTTTTTTGAGATTCCGGGATGAGTTCCTCCACAACGACAAAAATCATGGCGCCTGCAGCAAAGCAGAGCGCGTATGGCAGGATGTTCTGCATTTTCAGGACAAACAATGCACCGACAACCCCGGCAATGGGTTCCACCATGCCGGAAGCTTGCCCCATGAAAAAACTTTTCACCTTAGACATCCCCTCTCTTCTCAACGGCATGGATACAGCAGTACCTTCAGGGAAATTCTGAAGCCCGATCCCGATTGCCAGGGCAATTGCGCCCCCCATTGTCGCAGAAGGGAGATTAGCTGCCACAGCACCAAAAGCAACGCCGACAGCGAGTCCCTCAGGTATATTGTGCAGGGTTATGGCAAGCACCAGAAGAGTGCTTCGTTGCCATGAGGTCTTTACCCCTTCACTTTTATCAATACTCAGTCCAGGATGAAGATGTGGCAAGAATTTATCAGTCAGTCTCATGAAAATTCCACCAGCCATGAATCCAATGGCTGCGGTCAGCCATGGGGTATGCCCTAACTGTTCCGCCATCTCGATGCCGGGGGCGAGAAGAGACCAGAAACTTGCAGCAATCATCACGCCGGCGGCAAAGCCAAGGGTTGAATCCATAAGCTTCTGATTTATGGTTTTTGTAAAAAAAACAAGTGCCGCACCTGCAGCAGTGACCCCCCAGGTAAAGAGTGTGGCAATCAGCGCCTGGGTTACAGGATTGAATTGTAGGAAGAAATCACTCATATCTTTGGTATACGGATTCGGCTGATCATCAGGGAACCGGAGAGGGCAAAGGTCAGGACCAGGGGATGGAGCTTGAAACCGGCAATTTTGACCTGTCCGAACCAGAGGTCCTGGTGGACAGCACCGAACCATGCTGCGATCGCCAGCAGAAAGACGAGGAGGAGAGAGGTCGGGATAGGTGTTCCTTCAAAGTATTTCACCTTGTCGCTGCCCTCGGACAGCGTTTCGGCGGTGACGTTGTAACGAGCCAGGCGTGATACCCCGCAGGCGACAAAGTAGGCCAGCACGATGCGGTCGTATAGGCCCTGCATGCCGCAACCGTAGGCAATAATTGCCGGCGCGACGCCGAAGGAAATGACATCGGCGAGGGAGTCAAGTTCCCGACCCATTGCCGATGACTTCTGACGCCATCTGGCGATGCGGCCATCCAGGACGTCAAATACCAGGGCGGCGAACACCAGGGCACAGGCAGAATAGACGTGCTGGATCCCGGCGGTCTGCAGGTAAGTCATTGTTGAGAAAATCGCTCCTATGCCGCAGGCAGCGTTGGCAAGAGTAAACCAGTCGGCAAGATGGAACTCACGAATCATTGATAAGGGCCTGGGGGGCTTATGTATTGTCATCCCTGTAGTTTATAGTTGCGGATGCCCACTTGTCAAGCCTGCCGTCAATGTATCAAGCTTGGCAGATGACTATTCCATGACATGCTGAGGTCTTTGTAATAACCAGATTCAGGCCCCTGAGTCTTGGCTTTGTATAATTTTCTGAATATTGAAACTCCCCGGAGCTCGGAGTTTTCACTTTCCGGCTGCGGGGAGCTTCAGCTTTAACCAGCTAGGACCATTTTTTTAAAGAAAATATCAGGTCATCAATACACAACCAGGGCCGTCTGTTCGAACAGAGTGTCGTCAAAAAGTCTGCCACTGATCGTGGCCATGTTGTCGCCCTTCATGAGAAGCAGTGAAAACCCCTGGCGGTCGAATTTTACCATAAGATCAGGGGCACCGTTATTGTTGGTATCACCGATTTCCGCAGGTCCTTGGGTCTCCAGAGGTGGGTCCTGTTCAATGCCGTTGATGTGGCTCATTGTAATGGTGTCGATATCAATCTCTTCGACATTATAGCCGTCCGGGAGTTCGATATAGACCTTAACCCAGCGACCCCTGGAAGCGGGACCCATGGTGTTCGAACTGATAATGACTTGCGGAGTGATATTGTTTTCCATGACAGTTATTGTCACGACATCAGCCTGCTGCAGGCCGCTAAAATCGGTCACTGTCACCATGAATTCGAGCTCGGCCGGGGTCTGCATTTCCGGGGTAATAAAGGTTGTCTGGAAAGCCACCGGATTTGAAAGGGTAACCGGAACTCCCCTGGTCTGGGTCCACTGTACAGACTGGATTCCGTCATCTCGGTCAGAGGAAGAGGTGGCGTCGAGCAGGACGGTTACGCCGATGTCTACTGTCTGGTCCAGGCCGGCGTTGGCCACCGGCGGTTCGTTAATCCATGAGACGTTAACGCGGATAGTATCAAGAGACTGCAGGCCGCCGGCGTCAATGATTAATAATTCGAAAACCAGGGTTTCGCCGGTTATGTTGCTGTCCGGGGCGATGAAACTGACCTGGGGAGCTGATGCATCGAGCAACGCCACCATTGGCCCGGAAATCTGGCTCCAGCTCCATACGGAAATCCCGTCATCCGGATCGGTTGATTGAGAACCGTCAAGCACGACCTCCTCGCCTTCAAATACAGTCTGGTCATTTCCGGCCTCGGCAATCGGTGCCGCATTGATCCAGGAGACATTGACAATGGACGTATCCTGAGACTGCGCCCCCTCAAAATCGGTAACGGTAACCTGGAAGGCCAGAGATGAGGATTCAAGAGTCAGTTCCGAGGTTTCAAAAGACGGTTGCACTGCTGTTGAATCTGAAAGCATGATGTTTGGTCCGCCAATCTGTACCCATTTGATTGCAGTTATTGCGCTGTCGATATCATAGCTGTTTGAGGCGTCAAGCATCACCGAATCACCCATCATTACATTCTGATCCGGCCCGGAGTTTGCCACTGGTGAGTCGTTTAGCGGGGAGACATAAAGTGTGACTGTGGCGGTATTTGAATTGGCTCCGCCGTCAGACGCCTTGAAAGTAAATGAATCCTGGCCGAATATGTTGGCGGCCGGGGTGTATTTGAAAGATCCGGAAATCACATCAAGAAGCTCGATCTCGCCGTTAACGGTGTTGCTGACCAGGGAATAGGCAAGGATGCTGCCGTCAATGTCGGCTGCGCTCAAGGTGCCGAAGACTGCAGTATCCTCTTCTGTGGCAATGCTCATGTTAAATGAAACGGGTGCGTCGTTGACGCCCTGCACCACGATAGTGACACTTCCCTGCACAATAAGTTTGCCGTCGGAAAGCTGGTAGGTGAATGAGTCCGGTCCGGAATAATTAGATCCCGGAGTATAGATGATATTGCTGTTGCTGATGATTGCCGAGCCCGATGCAGGCAGACTCACCCCGACGATAGAAAGCGGGTCACTGTCAACATCGTAGTCATTAGCCAGTACGGCGATTGTAATGGCAGAATCTTCCAGAGTTGTTGCAGTATCAGCCGCAGCCACCGGTGGATCATTTGTAGGTGTAACCGTAATTGTCACCGTTGCAAGGTTTGAGTCGGCGGTGCCGTCATTGGCTCGGTAAGTGAAGGTGTCAGTGCCGGAATAATCAGGATTCGGGGTGTAACGGAACTGGCCGGAAAGAGGATCAATGAGTTCAACAACACCGTTGAAGCTTAAGCCGACTAAAGTGAAACTGACGACATCGTTGTCAGCATCAAAAGCCGCAAGGGAATTGATCAGGACCGTATCTTCTGTACCGGAAAAGGATAGGTTTTCTGCAACAGGAGCAGAATTACTCGCGGTAAAACTGTACAGAACAGTGATAACTTCTGATGGCGCGGACTCATTGTTCGTTATATCGAAAGCGGTCAAAGTAAAGTCATTTGTTTCAACCGTAACTAGAATGGGGCATGAGATTTCCCGGTCATCCGGGTTGTCGGTCTGGCAGAGGAATTCTCCCTGATGAAACAGTTTGAACCCTGCCAGGCCGGGAATCTGGCCGTAATTCCAGGTTACGGTAGCCGTTTTGCTCTCAGCAGCATTTCCCATGGCAGGAAAAAGCACAAGGCTTACGGAACACATCACAGCGAACATCCAAAAACAGATTTGTACTGGGAATCGAACGGGTTTCATCTCAACATCCTCACTGGTTATATTCGGCCTTACAGCCGTACCAGGAGGTATTGAGCTGCTTGGCAACCCCGCTGCCATACCCTCGATAGTCCAAGGGGTTAGGCTGGTGGCTTTGCGGCTCGCCCTTTCGGACGATGTGCCTTTTTCAAGTTTTTACTGGATGTGAAACACAGCAAAATGGATGCCAAGCTGCCATTTGCTGTTCAGATTGACACATTATGGAAAATAATTATGGGCCTTATCTTTTTGTAATGTCTTGCGGTTCAAGGCGTTCCGGCTGAAATTGCGGGTGGGGGGCGTGGGATTCTTATTAATGGATATTCATCAAGGGATAGGACCGGATCAGGAAAAAGGGGAATAGTGTCACCGATGTTGACAGTGAACGCTTGATTATTGTGAAATGGAGAAAGGGGCGCCACGAACGCCAGGGATCATCATTTTAAATTATCAAATGCGCCAGGTCCTGTGGTTTCGCAGGACTGAACTGGAGGAATTGTTACAGCAGAATTGATCTTTATTTTTGAATCAAAATGAAGTGCGGGCGAAACTGGCTGATGTGATAATTTTATCGGATATATTGATTCCGCTCTCCACAAAGCGGGGGTATTTCTGGGATAAATGATTTAATATCTGGTTCTGAGGATGAGGTGGCTATCCTGCAACAACCCGGTTCCGGCCCTGTTTTTTTGCTTTGTATAAGGCATTGTCAGCGGCCTTGATCATTGCCTGTGGTTGGGGTTTTCCTTTTTCCTGACCGGCAACCCCGATACTGACCGTTACCGAAGCGGTTTTTTTAATCCAGGCCTGTTTCCGGCGGTGACTGGCATTATTCTTTTTGCGGTCCGAACCCCGGACAATAAAATCGGTCTCGGCGATTTTTTCCCGCAGGAATTCAAGGTGCGGCAAGGCGTCCTCCACGGTTTTTCCTGGAAAAAGCACGGTGAATTCTTCGCCGCCAAACCGGAAGGCCTTGCCGCCGCCGCTCACTTTGGATATCCGCGAAGCCACCATGCATAAAACCTGATCTCCTACGTCA contains these protein-coding regions:
- a CDS encoding ZIP family metal transporter, with translation MSDFFLQFNPVTQALIATLFTWGVTAAGAALVFFTKTINQKLMDSTLGFAAGVMIAASFWSLLAPGIEMAEQLGHTPWLTAAIGFMAGGIFMRLTDKFLPHLHPGLSIDKSEGVKTSWQRSTLLVLAITLHNIPEGLAVGVAFGAVAANLPSATMGGAIALAIGIGLQNFPEGTAVSMPLRREGMSKVKSFFMGQASGMVEPIAGVVGALFVLKMQNILPYALCFAAGAMIFVVVEELIPESQKNYATIDLVTMTTMTGFVVMMILDVALG
- the pssA gene encoding CDP-diacylglycerol--serine O-phosphatidyltransferase, producing MTIHKPPRPLSMIREFHLADWFTLANAACGIGAIFSTMTYLQTAGIQHVYSACALVFAALVFDVLDGRIARWRQKSSAMGRELDSLADVISFGVAPAIIAYGCGMQGLYDRIVLAYFVACGVSRLARYNVTAETLSEGSDKVKYFEGTPIPTSLLLVFLLAIAAWFGAVHQDLWFGQVKIAGFKLHPLVLTFALSGSLMISRIRIPKI
- a CDS encoding tandem-95 repeat protein; this encodes MMCSVSLVLFPAMGNAAESKTATVTWNYGQIPGLAGFKLFHQGEFLCQTDNPDDREISCPILVTVETNDFTLTAFDITNNESAPSEVITVLYSFTASNSAPVAENLSFSGTEDTVLINSLAAFDADNDVVSFTLVGLSFNGVVELIDPLSGQFRYTPNPDYSGTDTFTYRANDGTADSNLATVTITVTPTNDPPVAAADTATTLEDSAITIAVLANDYDVDSDPLSIVGVSLPASGSAIISNSNIIYTPGSNYSGPDSFTYQLSDGKLIVQGSVTIVVQGVNDAPVSFNMSIATEEDTAVFGTLSAADIDGSILAYSLVSNTVNGEIELLDVISGSFKYTPAANIFGQDSFTFKASDGGANSNTATVTLYVSPLNDSPVANSGPDQNVMMGDSVMLDASNSYDIDSAITAIKWVQIGGPNIMLSDSTAVQPSFETSELTLESSSLAFQVTVTDFEGAQSQDTSIVNVSWINAAPIAEAGNDQTVFEGEEVVLDGSQSTDPDDGISVWSWSQISGPMVALLDASAPQVSFIAPDSNITGETLVFELLIIDAGGLQSLDTIRVNVSWINEPPVANAGLDQTVDIGVTVLLDATSSSDRDDGIQSVQWTQTRGVPVTLSNPVAFQTTFITPEMQTPAELEFMVTVTDFSGLQQADVVTITVMENNITPQVIISSNTMGPASRGRWVKVYIELPDGYNVEEIDIDTITMSHINGIEQDPPLETQGPAEIGDTNNNGAPDLMVKFDRQGFSLLLMKGDNMATISGRLFDDTLFEQTALVVY
- a CDS encoding YaiI/YqxD family protein yields the protein MLHIFVDADACPVKQEVYRVAGRYHLEVTLVANSWMRIPKEPGLVLQVVKAGFDAADDWIVEHLQPHDIVITADIPLASRCLKEGARVLGPSGKPFTEDNIGDTVATRDLLSELRGAGEITGGPPPLTKRDRSRFLQQLDEVIQSIRRTQPINPTRDE